The Streptomyces vinaceus genome contains the following window.
CGGCCGAGCGGCGCGCGGACTCCTTGTACGCGTCCGTGTCGCCCCAGCGCCGGTGCGCCTCGTCCGCGTACTGGTCGGGGTCGAAGTCCCCGAAGACCTCGAACTTCTCCTCGGGCGTGAGGTTGATGCCCATTCTCTGTGCCTCCATGGCGTGCTCCACGGCCTCGGCCATCTGCTGGAGCCGGGCGATCCGGTCGGACAGGAGGGCGTGCTGCCGGCGCAGGTGCTCCCTCGGGTTCGACTCCGGATCGTCCAGCAGGACCGCGACCTCTTCGAGCGGGAAGCCGAGCTCCCGGTAGAACAGGATCCGCTGCAGCCGGTCGAGATCGGCGTCGTCGTAACGCCGGTGACCCGCGCCGCTGCGGCTGCTCGGGGAGAGCAGGCCGATCTCGTCGTAGTGGTGCAGCGCGCGCACCGTCACTCCGGCGAATCCGGCGACCTGTCCCACGGAGTAGCTCATCTTTTCCGCTCCTCTGGTCGGTACGCCCTTCACTGTGGGTCCTCACGCCACGTGAGGTGCAAGCCCGCCGCGGAAGTAGCGGCCGGCCGGGGCCCGGGAGCCGGCCGGCCCCCGGCCTACCCCATGGCCTTGGTGCCGTCCAGGGACTCCCGGATGACGTCCGCGTGGCCCGCGTGGCGGGCGAACTCCTCGACCAGGTGCAGCAGCATCCAGCGCATCGAGACCTTGGCGTTCTCCGGGAACCACGGCGCCGGCGGCAGCGGGAAGGTCTCGTCCAGGCTCGGCAGCTCCCGTACGAAGGCCGCCAGCTCGGCCGTGACCCCGTCCCAGAAGGCCTGGACCGACTCGATGGACTCGTCCCCGACCAGCCGGAAGGCGTCGGCCCAGGCCTCCGGGCTCTGCTCGGTCTCGCCCGCCCGCCCCTGCGCCAGGCGCAGCCAGGTCAGCTCGACCCCGGCGACGTGCTTGACCAGGCCGGACAGCGACAGCTCGCTGGCGCTCGGCCGGCTCGCGGCCTGCTCCGCGGTCAGCCCCGCCAGCGATTCGCGGATCGCCGTGCGCTGGGATTCGACGAAGAGCAGGAGCGTGCCACGCTCGTCGCCCGGGACCTCTTCGGAGATGTGAGCCATTCCAACCGCCTCTTTCGTGGGTCTTCCCGCTGACAAGGACCACGTTACGAAGGGTTGCGGTCAGTTTCTGTCCTCGATCCGGCCCGGGTGTCGGGCTAGTTTCCGACACCTTCCGGGCGGATCGCCGGCAGCTCCGACTGCGGCTTGGGGAGCAGGGCCTTGGACAGGTCCTGGTTGCCCTTCTCGTCGAGCCCGTACATCGCCTCGTAGATGTTGCGGACCGCCGGCCCCGACGCCCCGGAGCCCGTACCGCCCTGGGAGATGGTCATGACGATCGCGTAGTCCTCGGTGTACGAGGCGAACCAGGAGGTGGTCTGCTTGCCCTGGACCTCGGCCGTACCCGTCTTGGCGTGCATCGGGATCTGCTTCTGCGGCCAGCCGCCGAAGCGCCAGGCCGCGCTGCCCGTGGTGGCCACGGAGGCGAGCGCGCCGTCGATGTCGTCGCGCAGCTCCTCGTCCATCGGCAGCCGCCCCTGCTCCTTCGGCGCGATCTCCTTGACCGAGGTGCCGTCGGCGCTGACGATCGCCTTGCCGATGCTCGGCTGGTGCATCATGCCGCCGTTGGCGATGCCCGCGTAGATCGACGCCATCTGGATCGGGGTGACGAGGGTGTCGCCCTGGCCGATCGAGTAGTTGATCGCGTCGCCCTCGCGCAGCTGGTTGCCCTGGCGGCAGTTCTCGTACGCGATCTTCTCGGCGTACGAGCCGTCCTTCTTGCCGTCCCGGCACCAGGCGGCCTTGTTAGCCTCGAAGAAGTCCTTCTTCCACTGGCGGTCGGGGACCCGGCCGTTCACCTCGTTCGGCAGGTCGATGCCGGTCGCCTTGCCCAGCCCGAACTGGTGGGCCGTCTTGTAGAACCAGTCGCTCGGGTCCTTCTTGGGGTTGATCCCGCCGTCCTTCTTCCACTCCTTGTCCGCGATGCCGTAGTAGACGGTGTCGCAGGAGACTTCGAGGGCCCGGCCGATGGTGATGTCGCCGTAGCCCTGCGATTCGAAGTTGGTGAAGGTCTGGCTGCCGACCGAGTACGAGCTCGGGCAGCCGTACCGCCCGTTGAAGGGGTACCCGGCGTTCACCGCGGCGGTCGAGGAGACCACCTTGAAGATCGAGCCGGGGGCCGCCTGGCCCTGGATCGCCCGGTTGAGCAGCGGGTAGTTGGACTCCTTGTCGGTGAGGGACGCGTAGTCCTTCGCGGAGATGCCGCCGACCCACGCGTTCGGGTCGTAGGTCGGGTTGGAGGCCATCGCGACGATCCGGCCGGTCTTGGCCTCCATCACGACGACCGCGCCCGAGTCCGCCTCGTAGTTCTTGTGCGTGATCTTGTCGTACGTCTTGCGGGCCTCGACCATCGCGTTGTTCAGCTCGCGCTCGGCGACCGCCTGCACCCGCGAGTCGATCGAGGTGACGACGTTGGAGCCGGGCGTCGGCTTGTCGGCCTGCGCCTGCCCGATGACCCGCCCGAGATTGTCCACCTCGTAGCGGGTGACGCCCGCCTTGCCGCGCAGTTCCTTGTCGTACGTGCGCTCCAGACCGGAGCGGCCCACCTGGTCGGAGCGCAGGTACGGGGAGTCGGTCTTCTTGGCCTTGGTGATCTCCGCGTCGGTGACGGGCGAGAGGTAGCCGAGGACCTGCGAGGTGTTGGCACCGTCGGGTCCGGCGTAGCGCCGCAGGGCGGTCGGCTCCGCGGTGATGCCCGGGAACTGCTCGGCGTGCTCCCTTATCTCCAGTACCTGGTCCGTGGTCGCCTCGTCGGTGACGGGGATCGGCTGGTACGGGGAGCCGTTCCAGCACGGCTTGGGCGTTTTGGCGTCGCACAGCCGGACGCCGTTGACCACGTCGTCCGGGTTGAGGCCGAGGACCCCGGCGAGCCGGGTCAGGACGGCCTTGCCCCGGTCCTTCATCTTGGTGAGGTCGGTACGGCTGGCGGAGACGACCATGCGCGTCTCGTTGTCGGCGAGGGGCACCCCGCGGGAGTCCAGGATCGAGCCGCGCACGGCGGGCTGGACGACCTGCTGGGTGTGGTTGTTCTTCGCCTCGTCGGTGTACTCCTGGCCGTTGCGCACCTGGAGGTACCAGAGGCGCCCGCCCAGCGTGAGCAGCAGGGAGAAGACGACCACCTGGATGACGACCAGGCGGTTCTGGACCCGGGGCGTGCGCCCCGTCTCCGGAATGTTGCTCAACTCAGGTCTCCCCCGGAACGCGGCCCGCCTCTGACTCGCCCGAGTCTAGAACGACGTCAGAACGGGAAGGTGGTGCGCCCGTGCTGGACCGAGATCCACTTCTGGGTGGTGAAGGCCTCGATCGTGGCGTCGCCGTTCAGCCGGCCCAGCCCCGAGGCCTTCTCCCCGCCGAACGCGGCGAGGGGCTCGTCCCCGATCGTCGAGTCGTTGACGTGGATCATCCCGGTCTCGATCCGCTGCGCGAACCGCACGCCGCGCTCCACGTCCCGGGTGTGGACGGCGCCGCTGAGCCCGTAGGGGGTCGCGTTGGTCAGGCGTACGGCCTCGTCCTCGCCGTCGAAGACCACCAGCAGGGCCACCGGGCCGAAGATCTCCTGGCCGAGCAGCGGGGAGTCCTCGGGGAGGCCGGCCAGGACGGTCGGTTCGACCAGGTTGCCGCGCGTAGATCCGCGGACGAGGGCCTTCGCCCCCGATTCGACGGCCTGGTCGACGAGCGCGGTCAGCGCGTCGGCCTGGAAGGAGTTGATCAGCGGGCCGATGTGGGTGTCGGCGTCGTGCGGGTCGCCGGTCTTCAGGCCCCGCACGCGGGTGGTGAACTTCTCGGTGAACTCCTCGGCGACCGAGGCGTCCACGAGGATGCGGTTGGCGGCCATGCAGACCTGGCCCTGGTACACGAAGCGGCTGAACACGGCGGCGTCCACCGCGTAGTCGAGGTCGGCGTCGTCGAGGACGACGAGCGCGCTGTTGCCGCTGAGCTCCAGGACGGTCCGCTTGAAGTGGCGGGCGGCGACCGAGCCCACGTGCCGGCCGACCCGGTCGGACCCGGCGAAGGAGATGACCTTCGGGACGGGGTGGGTCAGGAGCGCGTCGCCTATCTCGGCGATGTCGGTGACCAGCACGTTGAGGAGTCCGGCCGGCAGGCCCGCGTCCTCGAAGACCTTGGCGATGACCCCGCCGCCGACCACGGGTGCGTTCTGGTTCGGCTTGATCACCACCGCGTTGCCCAGCGCCAGGGCCGGGGCGACCGACTTCATGGTGACCAGGAACGGGAAGTTGAAGGGGCTGATCACGGTGACGACGCCGACCGGGAGCCGCTGGACCCGGTTCTCCTTGCCGTCGACCGGGGAGGCGAGGATCCGGCCCTCGGGGCGGATGGCCAGCTGGATCGACTCGCGGATGAACTCCTTGGCGAGGTGGACCTCGTACTCGGCCTTGGGACGGGTCCCGCCGAGCTCGTCGATCATCGCCTCGATGATCTCCTTCTCGCGCTCCTCGGTGATGCGCAGGGCGCGTTCCAGGACGGCGCGTCTGGCGTACGGGCTGGTGGCGGCCCACTCTCTCTGGGCGCGCTCGGCGCCGCGGTAGGCCTGGTCCACCTGCTCGACGGTGGCCACGGTGATGGCCGCGAGCTTCTCCCCGTTGTACGGGTTGACGTCGATGATGTCCCACGAACCGGTGCCGGCCAGCCATTCGCCGTCGATGTACTGGTGAGCCAGGTCGTCGAATATGGACATGCCATCCCTTACTGCGAGCGCGCACCCGTGCGCTGCACCGGAGACCGATCGGTCATCATGCACTGATCAGACGTCATACTACGTGCGAATCAAGACAGTTGGAGCAGACCGCGGAGAAGATCCCGCGTCCGGTCGGGGTCGGGGCAGTCGGCCTGGAGCCGCTCCATGGCCCGTTCGTACTGCCCCACTTCCTCGTCCTTGTCCAGGTAGAGGGCGCTGGTGAGCTGTTCCAGATAGACGATGTCCTGGAGATCGGACTCCGGGAAGCGCAGCAGGGTGAAGGCTCCGCTCTCGCCCGCGTGGCCGCCGAAGGAGAAGGGCATCACCTGGAGCTGCACGTTGGGCCGCTGGGAGACCTCGATGAGGTGCTCCAGCTGGCCGCGCATGACGTCGCGGTCGCCGTACGGGCGGCGCAGCGCGGCCTCGTCGAGGACGGCGTGGAAGACGGGCGCGGTCTCGGAGACGAGCACCTTCTGGCGCTCCAGGCGCAGCGCGACGCGCCGGTCGATCTCGGCCTTGGTGGCGCCGGGCATGCCGCGGCTGACGACGGCCTGGGCGTACGCCTCGGTCTGCAACAGGCCGTGGACGAACTGGACTTCGTAGATCCGGATGAGCGAGGCCGCGCCCTCCAGGCCGATGTACGTCTGGAACCACCCGGGCAGCACGTCGCCGTAGCTGTGCCACCAGCCGGCCGCGTTCGCCTCGCGGACGAGTCCCAGCAGGGATTCCCGCTCCGCGCCGTCCGTGACTCCGTAGAGCGTGAGGAGGTCCTCCACGTCCCTTGCCTTGAAGCTCACCCTTCCCAACTCCAAGCGGCTGATCTTCGATTCGGATGCGCGGATCGAGTAGCCGGCCGCCTCACGGGTGATGCCGCGGGATTCTCGGAGTCGCCTGAGCTGAGAGCCCAGGAGGATGCGGCGCACCACAGAACCGCTTGCTTCTGCGGTCACTAGTCCAGCCCTCCCCATCGCCATGTGTACGCGTGGTCTGCGCGTGATGTGCGTCGCCGGGGCCCCCGAACCCCAGGCCCCGCAGTCTGCCACCAAAACGCATCGGTCCGTACTCGTTCTGTAACGGAATCCCGCCTGCCGCAAAAGAAGTCCGTAAGTATGCGTAGGAAGAAATGAGCAAGAACCATCACGGGAGTGGACAGGTCCGGCGCGTGCACGTGCATCTGCCCTTGCATCCAGCTTCTGCATTCGGAACGATGGTGCCGCGCACCTGCGTGCTCTTTCGCGCCGGCGCCGGACCCACCCCGCAGTTCTTTCTGGACGGAGCGCGCCGCTCCGCCCGCGAATCCCGGGAGTGCCTCGCATGGGGACGAATGGATCGACCATGCTCGAGCCGTTACGGCAGGGGCTGCCCCCGGTCGACCCCACGGCTGTCTCCGGGTCCGCTTCCTGCGCTCTGCCCGCACGCTTCGAGGCGGTGCGGGGCGCCCGTTCCTTCACCCGGTCGACCTTGTCGCAGTGGGGCCTCGACGAGCGCTTCGACGACGTGGCCCTCGTGGTCTCCGAACTCGTCACGAACGCGCTGCGCCACGCCCTGCCGGGGGACGCCGGGGCGGGCGGCGGCACGGGAACGGCGTCGGGGGCGGGCGCGGGACCGGGCTTGGGTGCGGGGCCGGGCGCGGGATCGGGCGCGGGATCGGGCTCGGGCACGGGCACGGGCTCGGGCGAGCCGGAACCGACGGTACGGCTGCACCTGATGCGGTGGAGCACCCGCCTGGTGTGCGCGGTACGGGATCCCAGCGAGGACCGGCCCGGCGGGTCGTTCGCGCCGGAGCGAACCCAGGAGAACTGCGACCTGGAGTCGGGGCGCGGGCTGTTCCTCGTGGACGCCTACAGCGACAGCTGGGGCTGGCATCCGCTCGCGGGCCGGCTGACCGGCAAGGTGGTCTGGGCGCTGTTCATGCTGCACGAGTAGGGCGGCGGGGGCCCGGGGACACCAGCGGAACCGTCCACGAATGACGAAAACTGGCCGGGGTTGATCATTGCGATCAGTCCCGGCCAGTGCACGTGCATGGCTTGATCAGCGCGCTGTTCCTCCGGCCGTCCCTACCGGCCGATCAGGCGATCAGGTGGTCGAACTCGCCGTCCTTGACGCCCAGCAGCAGCGCCTCTATCTCGGCCGGCGTGTAGACGAGCGCCGGCCCGTCCGGGAAGCGCGAGTTGCGCACGGCGACAGCGCCACCCGGCAGCTTGGCGAACTCCACACAGGAACCTTGCGAGTTGCTGTGTCTGCTCTTCTGCCAGGTCACTCCGTCGAGTTCTGCAGCTGCCATCCCGTTGTACGCGTGGTCCACAGGAAGCCCCCGATAGTGCAGATGTCAACTGCACCGGATCATAGCTGTGTTCATAAGCGCCTGCATGGGCAGATGCACGTGCACGCGGAGGGTGCCGCCCTGATCACTGTCAGGGAAGAACTCGGGTGGATCAGGGGCGAATCAGACCCTTATAAAGCCTGGATCAAGCTCCGACCAGGGCCGGGCACCGAACCGCCCTTCAGGTCTTCTTCAGATTTGTCCGTACGCGAACGGCCCTGTTCGATGGTCGGGACCGCACCGGAATTCCCGTCACCCGTAGGGGGAACGCGCATGCTCCGCAATGCCCTTGAGCCCTGGCACCTGATCCTGCTCCTCGTGGTCTGCGTGCTGGTCTTCGGCTCGAAGAAACTGCCCGACATGGCCCGCTCGGTGGGCCGGTCGATGCGCATCCTGAAATCGGAGACGCAGGCCCTGCGCGGCGAGGGCGACGCGGGACGGCAGTGACAGCAGAGATAGCAGAGGCGGCTGTGACTACGGGGACGACGGGGACGCCAGGGCTGGACGCGCCCTAACGCGGAAGGGGCGGCCGCCTGGTGGCCATGTGGGCCCGGTCGGCGGCGGCGGTGCCGTCCTCCCAGCCCGCGTGGTCGGTGGCACCGCGCAGCCGGGTGGTGGTGGTCCGGGGGAACATCTCCTCGGCACGGGAGGTGACGGCGACGTCGCGGGCCACCAGCGCGGGCAGGTTGTCGGGGGCCTCGGCTGCGGTGTGCTCGGCGGTCTCGGCGAGACGCTGGCCGAGGCGGCTGGCGTACGCGAGCAGGAAGGACTGCCGGAAGGTCTTGGTCCGCTTGCGCCCGCCGGAACGCTGGGCGGCCTCGGCGCGGGTCATGGCGGCCGTGCCCTGCACGAGCAGCGACGTGTAGAGGAGCTCGACCGCCTCCAGGTCGCTCTCGAACCCCACCACGGTGGAGAACTCGAAGGCGCTGTTCCACACGGCCCGGCACCGGTTGGCGGTGGCGACGGCGTCCAGCAGCACGGCCTTGGCCTCCTCGTACGGGGCCTCGACCCCGATCCGGCAGGCGGCGGGCACCTGGGCGGGCCCCTTGCCGCTCGCCGCGAGCAGCGCCTCGTCGACGGTGTGCCGGGCCATCAGCTCCTGCGCCTTGGCGCTGAGCGCCTCCGCCTCCTCCGGGAAGTTGGTCGCCTCGGCCTTGGCGAGCAGGGCCCGGATGCGGCCGAGCATGCGGGGCTCGATGTGCGCGTGCTCCAGGGCATCGCCGACGGGGTCCCCGGGCAGCGGCCCGACGGCCTCGACGGAAGGCAGCCGGATCAGCAGCCGGAACACTTCGAGCACGGCCGTGGCGAGGCTGAACCGGTCGCTCTTCTCTCGCCGCACGAGGGCTTCCCCGTAGGCCCCGTCCTCTTCCCACCACACCTCGGCGTCGGTCCACCGTTCGGGCAGCCGGGCGTACCGGCGCGCCTCGGCGGCGATCAGGTCCCGGGTGATCCGCACATGCCGTTCGCCGAGATCCCGCCCGACCAGGCGGAGCACGTCGGCGGGCTGCCACCCCCGCTCCCAGGCCTGCCGTACGTACGCCTCCCCGCGCCCGAGCAGCTCCCGCCCGACCCCGCCCCACTGCCGGCCGTCCCCGACGAGCACCGAAGCCCCGGCGTCCAGCCCGGCATCGCCCTCGCCGTACAGCGCGGCCTCACAGGCCCGATCGACAATCTCTCTCACCACCCCAGCTTGTCACGCCCCCACCCACCCCCTCAGCCCACCCGATCGCCGACCCGGCAAGGCACAGAACCCGGGCCCCGCCCCCTCCCACCCCACCCGCCGACGGTTCCGGGCGGCCCCTGGCCCCGTCCAGCCCCGCCGAAGCCTGAGCCCCAGGCGCCCGAGACCGCAGCCCCCAACGGCGCCGGGGCCGAAGCCCCCAACCGCGCCCGGGGCCAGAGCCCCCAACCGCGCCCGGAGCCAGAGCCCCCCACCGCGCCCGGAGCCGAGGCCCCCAACGAGGCCCGGGGCCGGAGTCCCCAACGGCGCCCAGGGCCGAAGCCCCCAACGGAGCCCGGAGCCGAAGCCCCCAACGGGGCCGGGGGCGGAGCCCTTGACGGGGCCCAGGGCCGGAGTCCCCAACGCGGCTCGGAGCCGGAGCCCCAACGGGGCCCAGGGCCGAAGTCCCCGACGGGGCTCGGAGCCGAAGCCCCCAACGGGTCCGGGCGGAGCCCGGTGAACGGGAGAAGGGCGGGGCGGGGAGAAGGCACCGCGCAGCGGATCCGACACCCACCCGCCCCGCGGCCTCGGCACACCCCACTGTCAGCCCCCGGTGGGACACTCGCACCCATGAGCGACCGCACCCCCCACTGGGCCCTGGCCGAAGCCCCCGACGGCCTCTGGCACGCGGCGCCGCTCACCCCCGCCACCCCCACCGGCCCCCGCACCGGCACCGCCACCGGCACCGGCCCCGACGCCCCCGCCACCACCACCCCCCTCACCCCCCTCACCTTCAAAGACCCCGCCGAAGCGATCCGCTCCGCCCCCGCCCCCACCCGCTGGATCTGGCGCAGCACGGCCGCCGTCTATCCCCGCCTGCTCGCCGCAGGCGCCCGCGTGGAGCGCTGCCACGACATCGAAGACACCGAGCTCCTCCTCCTCGCCCACGAAGGCCGCTCCGGCGAACCCCGCTCGGCCGCCGCCGCCTGGGCCCGCCTCACCGGCGCCCCCGTACCCCCCGACCCCCCGCAGCCGCACCGCACCACCACCCCCACCGCCCAGGACTCCCTCTTCGACCCCCGGCCCGCCTCCGTCCCCCTCCCCCTCGACGCCCTCGTCGCCATCCACCGCGACCAGGCGAAGCGCACCGACGCCACCGCCCACCCCGACCGCATGCGCCTGCTCACCACCTCCGAGTCGGCCGCCTTCCTCGTCGCCGCCGAAATGCAGCGCGCCGGCCTCCCCTGGCGCGCCGACGTCCACCGCGCCCTGCTCACCGAGCTCCTCGGCGAGCGCTACGCCGGCGGCGGCGAACCCCGCCGCCTCGCCGAGCTGGCCGAGGAGGTCTCCGCCGCGTTCGGCCGCCGCGTACGCCCCGACCTGCCCGCCGACGTCATCAAGGCCTTCGCCGAGGCCGGGATCCGGCTCAAGTCCACCCGCCGCTGGGAGATCCAGGAGCTCGACCACCCCGCCGTCGAGCCCCTCATCGCGTACAAGAAGCTGTACCGGATCTACACGGCCCACGGCTGGAGCTGGCTCCAGGACTGGGTGCGCGACGGCCGCTTCCGCGCCGAGTTCGTCCCCGGCGGCACCCTCACCGGCCGCTGGGTCACCAACGGCGGCGGCGCCCTCCAGATCCCGAAGGTGATCCGCAGGGCCGTCGTCGCCGACCCCGGCTGGCGGCTCGTCGTCGCCGACGCCGACCAGATGGAGCCCCGCGTCCTGGCCGCGATCTCCCGCGACCCCGCCTTCATGGAGGTCGCCGGGCGCCCCGAGGACCTCTACACGGCCATCTCCCGCCAGGGCTTCTCCGGCGACCGGGACATGGCCAAACTGGCCGTGCTCGGCGCCGTGTACGGGCAGACCTCCGGCGACGGCCTGAAGAACCTGGCCGCGCTGCGCCGCCGCTTCCCGCAGGCCGTGGCGTACGTGGACGACGCCGCCAGAGCCGGCGAGGAGGGCCGCCTCGTACGGACCTGGCTCGGCCGGACCTGCCCGCCGCCGGTCGGCGCCGACGAGGACGGCGAAGCCGGCATCCCACAGGACCGGGAGGACGGCTGGACGCCGAGCTACGCCTCCACCAACACCCGGGCCCGCGGCCGGTTCACCCGTAACTTCGTCGTCCAGGGCAGCGCCGCCGACTGGGCCCTGCTGCTCCTCGCGGCCCTCCGCCAGGCCATCGCGGCCGCCGGGATGCGGGCCGAGCTGGTGTTCTTCCAGCACGACGAGGTGATCGTGCACTGCCCGGCCGAGGAGGCCGAAGCGGTCGCCGAGGCGATCCGTACCGCCGGCGACCGCGCCGGCCGCATCGCCTTCGGCGACACCCCGGTCCGCTTCCCCTTCACGACGGCGATCGTGGAGTGCTACGCGGACGCCAAATGAACGGGGTCAAGTGAACAGGGTCAAGCGGGGCACGGCCTACCCGAGGGGGTGGAAGTAGACGTGGAACGCGTCCCGCTCGAAGCCCTCCGCCTCGTACAGCCCCTGCGCGACGTGGTTGTCGTACGCCGTCTCCAGCTGGACCCCCGACACCCCGGCCTCCCGCGCCCGGCGCAGCACCTCGCGCAGCAGCGCGCGCCCGGCGCCGGTGCGGCGGCCGGACGGGTCGACGTACAGGTCGCTCAGGATCCACATCGGTCGCATCGCCAGCGAGGAGAACGTCCGGTAGACCTGCGCGAACCCGACCGTCCCGGCTCCCGGCACGTCCGCGAGCAGCACCAGCGACTCACCGTCCCGGATCCGCTGCGCGAGGTACTCCCTCGGCGCGTCCGGGTCCTCGACCTTCACCTCGTAGAAGTCGAGGTACCCCCGGAACAGCGCACCCGCGACGTCGAGATCGCTGTGACCGGCAACGCGCAACACCACACCCTGATCGCTCATTACCTCAGTGTGCGGTAACGGACTGGGCGGGCAGGGTGAAGACGTGTTCCGGAGTGACGACCTTGGTGATCGCCTCACCGAAGAGGGTGCTGGGCTCGGAACCCTCGTACGCGATGTCCGTGTTCAGCATCACCGCCAGCGTGGCTTTCGCCTCCGGCAGGTACACGGCCAGCGCCTGGTAGCCGGGCAGGGAGCCGTTGTGGCCGATCCAGCCCTGGACGTTGAATATGCCCAGGCCGTAGCCGGTGCCGGGCAGCGCCTCGACGACCTTCAGGCGCTCGGCCTGGGTGGCGGGCTTCAGCAGCGTGCCCGTGGCCATGACCTTCGTCCAGGTCTTCAGGTCCTCCAGGTCGGAGATCATCGCTCCGGCGGCCCAGCCCCAGGACGGGTTCCAGTCGGCCGCGTCCTCGGTCTTCCCGGAGGCGGTCTGGTCCGTGTAGCCCTGTGAGTGCGGCTTCGGGAACTCCGCGCCGACGGGGAAGAGCGTGTGGTGCAGCCCGGCCGGGCGGACGACCTTCTCGTTGATGTAGTCGTTGAGCCGCTGCCCGCTCTGCTTCTCGACCACCAGCCCCAGCAGGATCAGGTTGGTGTTGCAGTAGTAGAACTTGGCTCCGGGCTGGAAGAGCACGGGGTGCTTGAAGGAGTAGTCGAGCAACTCCTGCGGCGTGAAGGGCCGTCGGGGATCGCTCGTGAGGGCCTTGAAGAAGCCCTCGTCCTCGGAGTAGTTGAACAGCCCGCTCCGCATGTCGGCGAGCTGGCGCAGCGTGATCCGGTCGCCGTTGGGCACGCCGGCCACGTACGTACCGATGGGGTCGTCCAGCTTGACCTTGCCCTGGTCGACGAGTTGGAGCAGGGCGGTCACGGTGAAGGTCTTGGTCACGCTGCCGATGCGCATGTTCATGTCCGTACGGATCGGTGCGCCGGTCGCCTTGTCGGCGACGCCGAAGGACCGCACGTACGAACCCTTGCCGGGAGCGGACAGCGACACCATGACCCCGGGTATCTTCGCCTCGCTCATCACCTTCAGCACGGCATCGTCCAACTGCCTTGCCACGGCGGGCGTGAGCTGCGGAAACTCCTGATCGGCGGCGACGGTGGCCGCGGCCACGGTCCCGGTCCCGGCCGACGTCTCGAACGCGTACCCCGCCCCGACGCCGAGCGGCACCACGACCAGCCCGACAGCGGCCACCCCCACCGCCGCCCTACGCAACCGTGCAGACATGCCGCCCTCCAACCACGCGCAGCCAGGTCCAGCCTCCCCAACGTATCCCCACCCCCACCCCCCAGCGACTCGGCGCCCCAGCCCCCAACAGCCGGTCACCCTTCGTCACGCGTGCATCCAGAAACA
Protein-coding sequences here:
- a CDS encoding aldehyde dehydrogenase family protein, producing the protein MSIFDDLAHQYIDGEWLAGTGSWDIIDVNPYNGEKLAAITVATVEQVDQAYRGAERAQREWAATSPYARRAVLERALRITEEREKEIIEAMIDELGGTRPKAEYEVHLAKEFIRESIQLAIRPEGRILASPVDGKENRVQRLPVGVVTVISPFNFPFLVTMKSVAPALALGNAVVIKPNQNAPVVGGGVIAKVFEDAGLPAGLLNVLVTDIAEIGDALLTHPVPKVISFAGSDRVGRHVGSVAARHFKRTVLELSGNSALVVLDDADLDYAVDAAVFSRFVYQGQVCMAANRILVDASVAEEFTEKFTTRVRGLKTGDPHDADTHIGPLINSFQADALTALVDQAVESGAKALVRGSTRGNLVEPTVLAGLPEDSPLLGQEIFGPVALLVVFDGEDEAVRLTNATPYGLSGAVHTRDVERGVRFAQRIETGMIHVNDSTIGDEPLAAFGGEKASGLGRLNGDATIEAFTTQKWISVQHGRTTFPF
- a CDS encoding DUF397 domain-containing protein, translated to MDHAYNGMAAAELDGVTWQKSRHSNSQGSCVEFAKLPGGAVAVRNSRFPDGPALVYTPAEIEALLLGVKDGEFDHLIA
- a CDS encoding DinB family protein yields the protein MAHISEEVPGDERGTLLLFVESQRTAIRESLAGLTAEQAASRPSASELSLSGLVKHVAGVELTWLRLAQGRAGETEQSPEAWADAFRLVGDESIESVQAFWDGVTAELAAFVRELPSLDETFPLPPAPWFPENAKVSMRWMLLHLVEEFARHAGHADVIRESLDGTKAMG
- the mrdA gene encoding penicillin-binding protein 2, which codes for MSNIPETGRTPRVQNRLVVIQVVVFSLLLTLGGRLWYLQVRNGQEYTDEAKNNHTQQVVQPAVRGSILDSRGVPLADNETRMVVSASRTDLTKMKDRGKAVLTRLAGVLGLNPDDVVNGVRLCDAKTPKPCWNGSPYQPIPVTDEATTDQVLEIREHAEQFPGITAEPTALRRYAGPDGANTSQVLGYLSPVTDAEITKAKKTDSPYLRSDQVGRSGLERTYDKELRGKAGVTRYEVDNLGRVIGQAQADKPTPGSNVVTSIDSRVQAVAERELNNAMVEARKTYDKITHKNYEADSGAVVVMEAKTGRIVAMASNPTYDPNAWVGGISAKDYASLTDKESNYPLLNRAIQGQAAPGSIFKVVSSTAAVNAGYPFNGRYGCPSSYSVGSQTFTNFESQGYGDITIGRALEVSCDTVYYGIADKEWKKDGGINPKKDPSDWFYKTAHQFGLGKATGIDLPNEVNGRVPDRQWKKDFFEANKAAWCRDGKKDGSYAEKIAYENCRQGNQLREGDAINYSIGQGDTLVTPIQMASIYAGIANGGMMHQPSIGKAIVSADGTSVKEIAPKEQGRLPMDEELRDDIDGALASVATTGSAAWRFGGWPQKQIPMHAKTGTAEVQGKQTTSWFASYTEDYAIVMTISQGGTGSGASGPAVRNIYEAMYGLDEKGNQDLSKALLPKPQSELPAIRPEGVGN
- a CDS encoding MerR family transcriptional regulator codes for the protein MSYSVGQVAGFAGVTVRALHHYDEIGLLSPSSRSGAGHRRYDDADLDRLQRILFYRELGFPLEEVAVLLDDPESNPREHLRRQHALLSDRIARLQQMAEAVEHAMEAQRMGINLTPEEKFEVFGDFDPDQYADEAHRRWGDTDAYKESARRSAAYTKEDWQRFQDEADGINRRFAALLESGVAADSEEAMDVAEEHRGWIDRNCYPCSHEMHTCLGEMYVADERFTAYYDKIRTGLAVFVRDAILANAVRSV
- a CDS encoding ATP-binding protein yields the protein MLEPLRQGLPPVDPTAVSGSASCALPARFEAVRGARSFTRSTLSQWGLDERFDDVALVVSELVTNALRHALPGDAGAGGGTGTASGAGAGPGLGAGPGAGSGAGSGSGTGTGSGEPEPTVRLHLMRWSTRLVCAVRDPSEDRPGGSFAPERTQENCDLESGRGLFLVDAYSDSWGWHPLAGRLTGKVVWALFMLHE
- the tatA gene encoding Sec-independent protein translocase subunit TatA — protein: MLRNALEPWHLILLLVVCVLVFGSKKLPDMARSVGRSMRILKSETQALRGEGDAGRQ
- a CDS encoding helix-turn-helix domain-containing protein — encoded protein: MGRAGLVTAEASGSVVRRILLGSQLRRLRESRGITREAAGYSIRASESKISRLELGRVSFKARDVEDLLTLYGVTDGAERESLLGLVREANAAGWWHSYGDVLPGWFQTYIGLEGAASLIRIYEVQFVHGLLQTEAYAQAVVSRGMPGATKAEIDRRVALRLERQKVLVSETAPVFHAVLDEAALRRPYGDRDVMRGQLEHLIEVSQRPNVQLQVMPFSFGGHAGESGAFTLLRFPESDLQDIVYLEQLTSALYLDKDEEVGQYERAMERLQADCPDPDRTRDLLRGLLQLS